The Treponema sp. J25 genome includes a region encoding these proteins:
- a CDS encoding DUF3185 family protein, whose amino-acid sequence MKRIVGVVLLIAGIAGAIFGYYQYTQVQSSLGNAISKIITGRSQEEQQAVLIMIGSLAGALVGLFLCILPGRPKGR is encoded by the coding sequence ATGAAAAGGATCGTAGGCGTGGTTCTCCTCATTGCGGGCATTGCAGGGGCCATCTTTGGGTACTACCAGTATACTCAAGTACAGAGTTCACTGGGGAACGCCATTTCCAAAATCATCACCGGCAGATCCCAGGAAGAACAACAGGCGGTGCTCATTATGATTGGAAGCCTGGCGGGCGCCCTGGTGGGGCTTTTTCTGTGTATTCTGCCGGGCCGTCCTAAGGGACGTTAA
- a CDS encoding septal ring lytic transglycosylase RlpA family protein, with translation MKIRIYDIPRVLLVVVILGIGIPGQEGPSLEAQQRSETATFSQRGFASWYGAEFEGKPTASGEIFRSNLFTAAHRSLPFGTHLKVTNLGNGKSVVVRVNDRGPFVENRIIDLSRAAASALDMIHQGITEVFIEVIATGEASQLLGAAIPQEKGLSNRSPETENPGTAISEKGSGGTVQTLPSSSGLSSSSNRNAGITSTYRIQIASFRMMKNALSLYNDLKNKGFSVAYEEYQGLYRIVIPRIPPHQLEDTKKRLADYGFTNILVREELPD, from the coding sequence ATGAAAATCCGGATATACGACATTCCCAGGGTTCTCCTCGTGGTGGTCATTCTTGGAATAGGGATACCGGGCCAGGAGGGACCGTCTCTTGAAGCCCAGCAACGGTCTGAAACAGCAACATTTTCTCAACGGGGGTTTGCCTCCTGGTATGGGGCTGAATTTGAAGGGAAACCGACGGCCTCGGGAGAAATTTTCCGAAGCAATCTTTTTACGGCGGCCCATCGGAGCCTTCCCTTTGGAACCCACCTTAAGGTGACCAATCTGGGCAATGGGAAGTCCGTAGTTGTCCGGGTAAATGATCGGGGCCCCTTCGTAGAAAACCGCATTATCGATCTTTCCCGGGCCGCCGCATCAGCTTTAGACATGATTCATCAGGGAATAACAGAAGTTTTTATTGAAGTCATAGCAACGGGAGAGGCCAGTCAGCTCCTGGGAGCTGCCATTCCTCAAGAGAAAGGCCTGTCAAACCGCAGCCCTGAAACAGAAAATCCCGGAACAGCGATATCTGAAAAAGGCAGTGGCGGCACGGTACAGACTCTTCCAAGTAGCAGTGGGCTCTCTTCTTCCTCAAATAGAAACGCTGGCATTACTTCAACCTATCGTATCCAAATTGCTTCCTTCAGGATGATGAAAAACGCCCTTTCCCTGTATAACGACTTAAAGAACAAGGGTTTTTCGGTGGCCTACGAAGAATATCAGGGCCTGTATCGAATCGTGATTCCCCGAATTCCTCCGCATCAGCTAGAGGATACCAAAAAACGGCTTGCCGATTATGGATTTACGAATATACTGGTACGAGAAGAGCTTCCTGATTAA
- a CDS encoding RNA polymerase sigma factor RpoD/SigA, producing the protein MARRGKKESNDDVLKTYFDEIRATPLLSFEEELELSRRIMQGDEEARQKLIKANLRLVVKIARSFASSDIPLMDLIQEGNLGLIRAAQKYDFKKNVRFSTYASWWIKQAISRALVNKRRSIRLPHRKEEALKKIQRAYNALSQELMREPTAEELAREVHMAPEEVDQILSLSNTMVSLDAETGKDDTTSLLELYEDRTYCPDVEFLRNSVREDTLRFLEKLMERERKILMYRFEFFGGEKYTLKQIGDEMGLSPETVRQIELRALKKFKENAAELKEYMQFSYC; encoded by the coding sequence ATGGCAAGGAGAGGGAAAAAAGAAAGCAACGATGATGTGCTCAAGACCTATTTTGATGAAATCCGTGCCACCCCTTTGCTTTCGTTTGAAGAAGAACTGGAATTATCTCGCCGGATTATGCAGGGCGACGAGGAGGCCCGTCAAAAATTAATCAAGGCTAATCTGCGACTGGTGGTTAAGATTGCCCGGAGCTTTGCCTCTTCTGATATTCCCCTTATGGATTTGATTCAGGAAGGAAATCTGGGCCTGATCCGGGCGGCTCAAAAATATGATTTCAAGAAAAATGTTCGGTTTTCGACCTACGCCAGTTGGTGGATTAAACAAGCCATTAGCCGGGCCCTGGTGAATAAACGCCGTTCTATCCGGCTCCCGCATCGGAAAGAAGAGGCCCTGAAAAAAATACAGCGGGCCTATAATGCCCTTTCCCAGGAGTTGATGCGCGAGCCTACGGCGGAGGAACTTGCCCGGGAAGTGCACATGGCACCAGAAGAGGTGGACCAGATTCTCTCCCTTTCTAATACCATGGTATCCCTTGATGCGGAAACCGGAAAGGATGATACGACGAGTCTTCTTGAACTGTATGAAGACCGGACGTATTGCCCCGATGTGGAATTCCTGCGGAATTCGGTACGGGAAGATACCCTCCGTTTCCTCGAAAAGCTTATGGAACGGGAACGGAAAATCCTTATGTACCGCTTTGAATTCTTTGGGGGCGAAAAGTATACCCTTAAGCAGATTGGGGATGAAATGGGACTTTCCCCCGAAACGGTCCGGCAAATTGAACTGCGGGCCCTTAAGAAATTTAAGGAAAATGCGGCAGAACTAAAAGAGTATATGCAGTTTAGTTATTGTTAA
- a CDS encoding divergent polysaccharide deacetylase family protein, with product MNPSKPPKNNGKGAPKKGTPESTVSKKKKPGRATRKRSPTWEDRLRVTLITALCIGVAVIGTTVILIGRALSNVPVEQDVPGGSGVSVPPPASPEGAPSEGSDPLSSLEPQGPLSPEGSYGPAEKPGTPGGAASPEKPGYVEGENSVTGIQRRGAPIEASPSSRASRIPENSVERIPSSSAVSRPAGGVIERPPTPQPKTKGTIAIILDDAGNNLHEVTPFLRLPFPLTIAVLPGLPYSAEVARRIRAAGKEVILHQPMEAVGGQNPGPGAIYSTMSEEEIRRVLEKNLTEVGPVVGINNHQGSRITSDPRIMKIVLAFCKEHGLYYIDSRTTADTVVPLVAKEIRLPIGERDVFIDNVQEKETMIRFIRDGVQKAEKKGAAVMIGHVWSSELAATLEELYPELIAQGFTLSTVSRIVMGNFEDEGFGD from the coding sequence GTGAACCCTTCAAAGCCACCAAAAAACAATGGGAAAGGGGCCCCTAAAAAGGGAACCCCTGAATCAACGGTATCGAAAAAAAAGAAACCTGGAAGGGCTACCAGAAAGCGTTCCCCCACGTGGGAAGATAGGCTCCGGGTCACCCTTATCACTGCCCTCTGTATTGGCGTGGCGGTCATAGGAACGACCGTAATATTGATAGGAAGGGCCCTTTCCAATGTGCCTGTGGAACAGGATGTCCCCGGCGGATCTGGTGTCTCTGTGCCACCGCCGGCCTCTCCAGAAGGAGCGCCATCGGAGGGGTCCGATCCTCTTTCTTCCCTGGAACCGCAGGGCCCCCTTTCTCCGGAAGGTTCCTATGGGCCTGCAGAAAAACCTGGGACCCCTGGCGGGGCCGCCAGTCCTGAAAAGCCAGGATACGTCGAGGGCGAGAATTCTGTCACGGGAATACAAAGAAGGGGCGCTCCCATAGAGGCCTCCCCTTCTTCAAGGGCCTCTAGAATACCGGAAAATTCGGTGGAACGGATCCCTTCCTCTTCTGCAGTGTCCCGCCCGGCGGGGGGCGTCATAGAACGACCCCCTACACCCCAACCAAAAACAAAGGGTACCATTGCCATCATCCTGGACGATGCGGGTAATAACCTGCATGAGGTAACCCCTTTCTTACGGCTTCCCTTCCCCCTCACTATTGCGGTGCTTCCGGGACTTCCCTATTCGGCGGAAGTGGCGCGACGGATTCGGGCCGCGGGAAAGGAGGTGATTTTGCACCAGCCGATGGAAGCAGTAGGGGGGCAGAATCCAGGACCGGGCGCCATTTACAGTACTATGAGCGAAGAAGAGATCCGGCGGGTGCTAGAGAAAAACCTGACAGAGGTAGGCCCGGTGGTAGGGATAAATAACCATCAGGGATCACGGATTACCTCGGATCCCCGGATCATGAAAATAGTACTGGCTTTTTGTAAGGAACATGGATTATATTATATAGACTCACGCACTACCGCTGATACGGTAGTGCCGCTGGTGGCAAAAGAAATTCGATTACCTATAGGAGAACGGGACGTGTTCATCGATAATGTACAGGAAAAAGAAACGATGATTCGGTTTATTCGGGATGGCGTCCAGAAAGCAGAAAAGAAGGGGGCCGCGGTTATGATTGGACACGTCTGGTCTTCTGAACTGGCGGCAACGCTGGAAGAACTCTACCCTGAATTGATAGCCCAGGGCTTTACATTGAGTACGGTTTCTCGCATCGTGATGGGAAATTTTGAAGATGAAGGTTTTGGGGATTGA
- the tsaD gene encoding tRNA (adenosine(37)-N6)-threonylcarbamoyltransferase complex transferase subunit TsaD produces MKVLGIESSCDECAAAVVEDGKHILSNVVVTQIPHHAPYNGVVPELASRMHTEWIYEVVERALTEAHCQVSEIDGVAVTAHPGLLGSLLVGVSFAKAFAYARNLPFVAVNHMLAHLYAPLMTEEVTYPFLGLLVSGGHSILCKVEDFDTIEVLGTTIDDAVGEAFDKVAKYYGFGYPGGVYIDRLAQKGDSEAFRFPLPNLYKGEHRYDVSYSGLKTAVINQIDQFRVKEVPRDPVTGNYRSEDVAASFQKAAIEILLRALFRAVEDTGLRTVVIGGGVAANSYLRQRLAAEKDLRCLFPPLSLCGDNGAMVAGIGFRYLARGDRSPWTTTAAARVRAFKRRYP; encoded by the coding sequence ATGAAGGTTTTGGGGATTGAATCAAGTTGTGACGAATGTGCAGCGGCGGTGGTGGAAGATGGAAAACACATTCTCTCTAATGTGGTAGTCACCCAGATTCCCCATCACGCCCCCTATAATGGGGTGGTACCCGAACTGGCAAGCCGGATGCATACCGAATGGATCTACGAGGTGGTCGAACGGGCTCTTACAGAAGCCCATTGCCAGGTATCTGAAATCGATGGGGTGGCGGTTACGGCCCATCCAGGACTGTTAGGTTCCCTCCTTGTGGGGGTGAGTTTCGCTAAAGCCTTTGCCTATGCCCGGAATCTTCCCTTTGTGGCGGTCAATCATATGCTTGCCCACCTCTATGCCCCCCTCATGACGGAAGAGGTAACCTACCCTTTTTTGGGGCTCCTCGTGTCGGGGGGGCACAGTATTCTTTGTAAGGTAGAAGATTTTGATACCATCGAGGTGTTGGGGACTACCATCGATGATGCGGTGGGCGAGGCCTTCGATAAGGTGGCGAAGTATTATGGTTTTGGCTATCCGGGGGGCGTCTATATTGATCGACTTGCTCAAAAGGGCGATAGCGAGGCCTTTCGGTTCCCCCTTCCCAACCTCTACAAAGGGGAACATCGGTACGATGTTTCCTATTCGGGCCTTAAAACGGCGGTAATTAATCAGATCGATCAATTTAGAGTAAAAGAGGTTCCCCGGGACCCTGTAACGGGGAATTATCGGAGCGAAGATGTGGCCGCCTCGTTCCAGAAGGCGGCCATCGAAATTCTGCTGCGGGCCCTGTTTCGGGCGGTGGAAGATACGGGCCTGAGGACGGTGGTTATCGGGGGAGGGGTGGCGGCTAACTCGTACCTTCGACAGCGCCTTGCCGCAGAAAAGGATCTGCGTTGTCTGTTCCCGCCCCTTTCTCTTTGTGGGGATAACGGGGCCATGGTGGCAGGTATCGGTTTTCGGTACCTTGCCCGGGGCGATCGGAGCCCCTGGACCACTACGGCCGCAGCCCGGGTGCGGGCCTTTAAACGACGCTATCCCTAG
- the rpmB gene encoding 50S ribosomal protein L28, with the protein MSRTCDICGKHTVTGNKVSHANNHTRRTWRPNLVKVKTEIGGTTATLKICTRCLKSDFITKKV; encoded by the coding sequence ATGTCACGGACATGCGATATCTGCGGAAAACATACGGTGACGGGAAATAAGGTCAGTCACGCCAATAATCATACCCGTCGGACCTGGAGACCCAACCTGGTAAAAGTTAAGACCGAGATTGGGGGTACCACGGCGACCCTTAAGATTTGTACCCGCTGTCTGAAAAGCGATTTTATTACCAAGAAGGTGTAA